A stretch of Parvimonas micra DNA encodes these proteins:
- a CDS encoding formate/nitrite transporter family protein, giving the protein MGVIGKSELLESLYKIGEGKANYKLNKMLILAFLAGLFIALSGLSYVVVNTGMASLNPTYGKFISGVCFSFGLFAVVVAGADLFTGNVLMVAPALGKRITFPKMFRNWVFVYLFNFVGSVFVALVVYFASVMTPDMLAFLHKITLAKTTESFTVLLFKGIGCNIFVCLGVWMSYACKDGVSKFCACAISVILFLICGFEHSVANMFYLSYSFIISDIGAGAVIYDLIPVTLGNIIGGSIVAVCYYFAYKD; this is encoded by the coding sequence ATGGGAGTTATAGGGAAATCAGAATTATTAGAATCGTTGTATAAAATCGGAGAGGGAAAGGCAAATTATAAATTAAATAAAATGCTAATTTTAGCGTTTTTAGCGGGGTTATTTATTGCGTTGAGTGGACTATCTTATGTAGTCGTAAATACAGGAATGGCAAGTTTAAATCCAACTTATGGAAAATTTATTTCAGGAGTTTGTTTCTCATTTGGACTTTTTGCTGTTGTTGTTGCTGGTGCTGATTTATTTACAGGGAATGTTTTGATGGTAGCTCCTGCATTGGGAAAGAGAATTACATTTCCAAAAATGTTTAGAAATTGGGTATTTGTTTACCTATTTAACTTTGTCGGTTCTGTTTTTGTAGCGTTAGTTGTTTATTTTGCAAGTGTTATGACACCGGATATGCTTGCATTTTTACATAAAATTACTCTTGCAAAAACTACAGAAAGTTTTACAGTTCTTTTATTTAAGGGAATAGGTTGTAATATTTTCGTCTGTTTAGGAGTTTGGATGTCCTATGCGTGTAAAGATGGAGTTTCAAAATTCTGTGCATGTGCAATTTCTGTTATATTGTTTTTAATTTGTGGATTTGAGCATAGTGTTGCAAATATGTTTTATCTTTCATATTCTTTTATAATATCAGACATAGGTGCTGGTGCAGTTATATATGATTTAATTCCTGTTACATTAGGAAATATAATAGGGGGAAGTATAGTAGCTGTTTGCTATTACTTTGCTTATAAAGATTAG
- the gcvPA gene encoding aminomethyl-transferring glycine dehydrogenase subunit GcvPA: MYPYISLTEQDVKDMLDSLGVNSVEDLFSDIPEELKLKRELNIPKAKSELEVYNYLTKLASKNASSSEYTTFLGAGAYDHYIPAVIPTIISRSEFLTSYTPYQPEISQGTLQYIFEFQTMISNLTGMEYANASLYDQGTSLAEAAIMTAHHAKKKKVLVSEAIAPWSREVLKTYLHAQHIEMEVVKTCNGVTCIDDLKAKLNDEVGAVLVQNPNFFGNIEDVTKVSELAHEYKKCYSVVSVDPSSLGTLKKPSDCNVDVVVGEAQSLGIPISYGGPYLGFMAVNKEFLRKIPGRIVGQTVDRDGKRCWVLTLSAREQHIKRDKATSNICSNQGINVLTAAIYMDLLGKEGLKELSKQCIKKSHYLYKKLLETGKFEKVFDAPFYKEFALKAKKPVCELNKKLFENGIIGGFDLGKYYPELENVIMFAVTEKRTKEEIDKLCKVLEEA, from the coding sequence ATGTATCCTTATATTTCTCTAACAGAACAAGATGTTAAAGATATGTTAGATAGCCTTGGTGTTAATTCTGTTGAAGATTTATTCTCAGATATTCCTGAAGAATTAAAATTAAAGAGAGAATTAAATATTCCAAAAGCAAAGAGTGAGTTGGAAGTATATAACTATCTAACTAAGTTAGCAAGTAAAAATGCATCTTCAAGTGAATATACAACATTTTTAGGTGCTGGAGCTTATGATCATTATATTCCTGCTGTTATTCCAACAATAATCAGTAGAAGTGAATTTTTAACTTCATACACTCCATATCAACCAGAAATCAGTCAAGGTACTTTACAATATATATTTGAATTCCAAACAATGATTTCTAATCTTACTGGTATGGAATATGCGAATGCATCACTTTATGATCAAGGAACAAGTTTAGCTGAAGCAGCAATTATGACTGCACATCATGCTAAGAAGAAAAAAGTTTTAGTTTCTGAAGCTATTGCACCTTGGTCAAGAGAAGTTTTAAAAACTTACCTTCATGCTCAACATATTGAAATGGAAGTTGTTAAAACTTGTAACGGTGTAACTTGTATTGATGATTTAAAAGCAAAATTAAATGATGAAGTTGGAGCTGTTTTAGTTCAAAATCCAAACTTCTTCGGTAATATTGAAGATGTAACTAAGGTTTCTGAACTAGCACATGAATATAAAAAATGTTACTCAGTAGTTTCTGTTGACCCTTCTTCTTTAGGAACTTTAAAGAAACCATCTGATTGTAATGTTGATGTAGTTGTTGGTGAAGCTCAATCACTAGGTATTCCTATTTCATATGGTGGACCATACTTAGGATTTATGGCTGTTAATAAAGAATTTTTAAGAAAGATTCCAGGAAGAATAGTTGGACAAACTGTTGACAGAGATGGAAAGAGATGTTGGGTTCTTACTCTATCAGCCAGAGAACAACATATTAAGAGAGATAAAGCTACTTCAAATATCTGTTCTAACCAAGGTATCAATGTTTTGACTGCAGCAATTTATATGGATCTTTTGGGTAAAGAAGGTCTTAAAGAACTTTCAAAACAATGTATAAAGAAATCTCATTATCTTTATAAGAAACTTTTAGAAACAGGTAAATTCGAAAAAGTTTTTGATGCACCTTTCTATAAAGAATTTGCATTAAAAGCTAAAAAACCGGTTTGTGAATTAAATAAGAAATTATTTGAAAATGGTATAATCGGCGGTTTCGATCTTGGAAAGTATTATCCTGAATTAGAAAATGTTATTATGTTTGCAGTTACTGAAAAACGTACTAAGGAAGAAATAGACAAACTATGTAAGGTATTGGAGGAAGCATAA
- a CDS encoding ATP-NAD kinase family protein encodes MKKIGLLVNPIAGMGGRVGLKGTDGADILEKAISLGAVQEAPEKAKKALAKVVELKDKFKIYTASGLMGEEECKELGLNYEVVYNSAEKSSVTDSKELLKYFLENGIELIFFVGGDGTARDVYSVIEDKIAVIGVPAGVKIHSPVYGNTPEQAGSLLFEVINGVELPVIEKDVVDIDEDAFRDDRVEVRLYGYLKVPYDQRYLQNKKSQTPQSDSDAQVSIACDIIDDMKDDIFYIIGSGTTPMYIMKELDLPYTVLGVDIIKNKKLVKKDCSEKDILEVIGDERAILVVTPMGGQGYVFGRGNQQLSANVLRKIDKKDIIIIATNGKLESITSGHLVAYTMDEEIDKKLKGYYRVKIGYEREKMMLVDNE; translated from the coding sequence ATGAAAAAAATTGGACTTTTGGTAAATCCCATTGCTGGAATGGGTGGTAGAGTTGGACTTAAAGGAACTGACGGAGCAGATATTTTAGAAAAAGCAATTTCGCTTGGTGCTGTTCAAGAAGCTCCTGAAAAGGCAAAGAAAGCTTTAGCTAAAGTTGTTGAATTAAAAGATAAGTTTAAAATTTATACTGCAAGTGGTCTAATGGGTGAAGAAGAATGTAAAGAGCTTGGACTAAATTATGAAGTTGTCTATAATTCAGCTGAAAAATCTTCAGTTACAGATTCAAAAGAACTTTTGAAATACTTTTTAGAAAATGGTATTGAATTGATTTTCTTTGTCGGTGGAGATGGAACAGCTAGAGATGTTTATTCTGTTATCGAAGATAAAATAGCTGTAATCGGAGTTCCTGCAGGAGTAAAAATCCATTCACCTGTTTATGGAAATACTCCTGAACAAGCTGGAAGTTTGCTTTTTGAAGTTATAAATGGAGTTGAGCTTCCGGTAATTGAAAAAGATGTTGTGGATATTGACGAAGATGCCTTTAGAGATGATAGAGTGGAAGTTAGACTTTACGGTTATTTAAAAGTACCTTATGATCAAAGGTATTTACAAAACAAAAAATCACAAACTCCTCAATCAGATAGTGATGCTCAAGTTTCAATTGCATGCGATATAATTGATGATATGAAAGATGATATCTTTTATATAATTGGATCAGGAACAACTCCTATGTACATTATGAAAGAATTGGACTTGCCATATACTGTACTCGGTGTTGATATAATAAAAAATAAAAAACTTGTAAAAAAAGATTGTAGTGAAAAAGACATACTTGAAGTAATCGGAGATGAAAGAGCTATTTTGGTTGTGACTCCAATGGGGGGTCAAGGTTATGTTTTTGGTCGTGGAAATCAACAACTAAGCGCAAATGTTTTAAGAAAAATTGATAAAAAAGATATCATAATAATTGCTACAAATGGAAAGTTGGAGAGTATAACATCAGGACATCTTGTAGCTTATACAATGGACGAAGAAATAGATAAAAAATTAAAGGGCTATTATAGAGTTAAAATTGGATATGAAAGAGAAAAAATGATGTTAGTTGATAATGAATAA
- the gcvT gene encoding glycine cleavage system aminomethyltransferase GcvT, with protein MAAQKTPLYEKHISYGGEVVDYAGWLLPVKYEGLAAEHNAVRNNAGLFDVSHMGEVTVKGKDAFDYVNHLITNDLTTIGDGQVIYSLLCNENGGVVDDLLVYRKGKDDMYIVVNAANTDKDFAWFLKQKGNYDVEIKNISSETAQIALQGPKAEKVLQKLAKNVDLANDIKFFTFKENVELGDCGKFLVSRTGYTGEDGFEIYGSAENMNKLWDEILKIGKEDGVMPCGLGCRDTLRFEAALPLYGNEMDDVITPLEAGLGYFVKLKQEADFIGKAALTKLKEAGVPRKLIGLELTGKGIARHGAKVFKGDKEIGFVTTGYMSPTLGKTIANVIVDADQAEVGNEVQVEIRNKKVPAVLISKKFLKK; from the coding sequence ATGGCTGCACAAAAAACACCATTGTACGAAAAACACATTTCATATGGAGGAGAAGTTGTAGATTACGCAGGTTGGTTATTACCTGTTAAATATGAAGGATTGGCTGCTGAACATAATGCAGTAAGAAATAATGCTGGATTATTCGACGTTTCACATATGGGAGAAGTTACTGTTAAAGGAAAAGACGCTTTTGACTATGTTAATCATTTAATCACTAATGATTTGACAACTATTGGTGATGGACAAGTTATTTACTCTTTATTATGTAATGAAAACGGTGGAGTTGTTGATGATTTACTAGTTTACAGAAAAGGTAAAGATGATATGTATATTGTAGTTAATGCTGCAAATACTGACAAAGACTTTGCTTGGTTCTTAAAACAAAAAGGAAACTATGATGTAGAAATAAAAAATATTTCATCAGAAACTGCACAAATTGCATTACAAGGCCCTAAGGCTGAAAAAGTTTTACAAAAATTAGCTAAAAATGTTGATTTAGCAAATGATATAAAATTCTTTACTTTTAAAGAAAATGTTGAACTTGGAGATTGTGGAAAATTCTTAGTTTCTCGTACTGGTTATACAGGTGAAGACGGATTCGAAATTTATGGTTCAGCTGAAAATATGAATAAATTATGGGATGAAATTCTAAAAATTGGTAAAGAAGATGGAGTTATGCCTTGCGGTTTAGGTTGTAGAGATACTTTAAGATTCGAAGCTGCTCTTCCTCTTTACGGAAATGAAATGGATGATGTAATCACTCCGCTTGAAGCTGGACTTGGATATTTTGTAAAATTAAAACAAGAAGCTGATTTCATTGGTAAGGCTGCTTTAACTAAACTTAAAGAAGCTGGTGTTCCTAGAAAATTAATCGGTCTTGAATTGACTGGTAAAGGTATTGCAAGACATGGAGCAAAAGTATTTAAAGGTGATAAAGAAATCGGATTTGTTACAACTGGTTATATGTCACCTACATTAGGCAAAACTATTGCAAATGTAATTGTTGATGCTGATCAAGCTGAAGTAGGAAATGAAGTTCAAGTTGAAATTAGAAATAAAAAGGTTCCTGCTGTATTAATAAGCAAGAAATTTCTTAAAAAATAA
- a CDS encoding YtxH domain-containing protein: MSLSKYIEQRRLEREREVRRKIRKEKAVSAAKIAAGVAVGAGVGILFAPKSGKETREDIVRVTKDGVEYVSENVNSAVKVVAEKAKEVKEAVGEKYDDFANRNMTEISPEVEEMDIKEEIEE, from the coding sequence ATGAGCTTATCAAAGTATATTGAACAAAGACGTTTAGAAAGAGAAAGAGAAGTTAGAAGAAAAATAAGAAAAGAAAAAGCAGTTAGTGCTGCAAAAATTGCTGCAGGAGTTGCTGTTGGTGCAGGAGTAGGAATCTTATTTGCTCCTAAATCAGGTAAAGAAACTAGAGAAGATATCGTTAGAGTGACTAAAGACGGTGTTGAATATGTAAGCGAAAATGTAAATAGTGCAGTTAAAGTGGTTGCTGAAAAAGCTAAAGAAGTTAAAGAAGCTGTTGGAGAAAAATATGACGATTTCGCAAATAGAAATATGACAGAAATTTCTCCAGAAGTTGAAGAAATGGATATAAAAGAAGAAATAGAAGAATAG